One segment of Babesia bigemina genome assembly Bbig001, chromosome : II DNA contains the following:
- a CDS encoding ribosomal protein L6e, putative has protein sequence MTHQPKTQRPQIRLNRRKRVLTADGEMKTVGREFASLPKIRPTLKPGAILILLSGSYKGKRVILLKVFKESGLLLVTGPFLFNGVPLRRVNPRYVIATSTNIFEMEEVGGSRCQAAVEEAVASLTDESFGKTKETRMAEFKERKKRNKGAMFVDNADAEKVAEETKQKIKDKQDKVDGVLAPFLKNSPILCQYLKTRFTLRSGMYPHKLKF, from the coding sequence ATGACGCACCAACCCAAGACCCAGAGGCCGCAGATCCGCCTCAATCGCCGTAAGAGGGTGCTCACCGCCGATGGTGAAATGAAGACCGTCGGACGCGAGTTCGCCAGCCTGCCTAAGATCAGGCCCACCCTCAAGCCCGGAGCCATCCTCATCCTCCTCAGCGGCAGCTACAAGGGCAAGCGCGTCATCCTCCTCAAGGTATTCAAGGAGAGCGGCCTCCTCTTGGTCACCGGACCCTTCCTTTTCAACGGTGTGCCGCTCAGAAGGGTCAACCCGCGCTACGTGATCGCCACCTCCACCAACATTTTCGAAATGGAAGAGGTCGGAGGCTCGCGTTGCCAGGCCGCCGTTGAGGAGGCCGTTGCTTCCCTCACCGACGAGTCCTTCGGAAAGACCAAGGAAACCAGGATGGCGGAATTCAAGGAACGCAAGAAGCGCAACAAGGGCGCCATGTTCGTCGACAACGCCGACGCCGAAAAGGTCGCCGAGGAAACCAAGCAGAAGATCAAGGACAAGCAAGACAAGGTTGATGGCGTGCTCGCACCCTTCCTTAAAAACTCGCCGATTCTCTGCCAGTACCTCAAGACCAGGTTCACGCTCCGCAGCGGCATGTACCCGCACAAGCTGAAGTTCTGA
- a CDS encoding GST/eEF1-gamma domain containg protein,putative, translating to MVGCASAAAALTSLTHLQKVIGVDFNDLGTKNVLAAAQFLGVAYDFQLSKGSCCSSEGKKDEFSEVKPCVSVELCGGLGAFCGSISICRHMMEQKKKGDSPAELFARSDATSWMEFFYDRFDVGSRCQAVTQVDASSTSELAKCLRATDAFLLSRTFLVGESLSVADIVCAVTVKHLVSIGKLEAGYLRTGLRNLSRLIRTVEASDAFVNYEKKLASLQSGSASESSFVLDTWKKTYSNCKGDLEKEVMPWLWSNHDAENWSFYFMKYNKLDDECQSDITTSNMLSGFLQRFEPDFRRISFGVINVMGSGNCYDIMGVWLIKGTELPPSVTEHPSFEFQTFTKLDVNNEAHRRMITDYFCAEDSINGVAIADAKVWK from the coding sequence ATGGTAGGTTGTGCGTCAGCGGCTGCCGCCTTGACGTCGCTCACACACCTGCAGAAAGTGATCGGCGTTGACTTCAACGATCTCGGTACGAAgaatgtcctcgctgccgcccAATTTTTGGGTGTGGCCTACGACTTCCAGCTGTCCAAGGgctcctgctgcagctctgAGGGCAAGAAGGACGAGTTCAGCGAGGTGAAGCCCTGCGTGAGCGTTGAGCTCTGCGGCGGCCTGGGCGCTTTCTGCGGCTCCATCTCCATCTGCCGCCACATGATGGAGCAGAAGAAGAAGGGTGACTCCCCCGCTGAGTTGTTCGCACGCAGCGACGCCACCTCGTGGATGGAGTTCTTCTACGACCGCTTCGACGTCGGCAGCCGCTGCCAGGCCGTTACTCAGGTCGATGCCTCCAGCACGTCTGAGCTCGCCAAGTGCCTGAGGGCCACTGACGCGTTCCTTCTTAGCCGCACCTTCTTGGTTGGCGAGAGCCTTTCCGTCGCTGACATTGTCTGCGCCGTGACTGTGAAGCACCTGGTGTCCATCGGCAAGCTTGAGGCTGGCTACTTGAGGACTGGTCTTCGTAACTTGTCTCGTCTGATCCGCACTGTCGAGGCCAGCGACGCCTTCGTGAACTACGAGAAGAAGCTCGCGTCCCTCCAGAGCGGCAGCGCCTCCGAGAGCTCGTTCGTGTTGGACACGTGGAAGAAGACGTACAGCAACTGCAAGGGTGACCTCGAGAAGGAGGTGATGCCGTGGCTGTGGAGCAACCACGACGCCGAGAACTGGAGCTTCTACTTCATGAAGTACAACAAGCTCGACGACGAGTGCCAGTCCGACATCACCACCTCCAACATGCTTAGCGGCTTCTTGCAGCGTTTCGAGCCTGACTTCCGCCGCATCTCCTTCGGTGTCATCAACGTGATGGGCTCTGGCAACTGCTACGACATTATGGGTGTCTGGCTCATCAAGGGCACTGAGCTCCCTCCCAGCGTGACCGAGCACCCGTCGTTCGAGTTCCAGACCTTCACCAAGCTCGACGTGAACAACGAGGCCCACCGCAGGATGATCACCGACTACTTCTGCGCCGAGGACTCCATCAACGGTGTGGCCATTGCCGACGCCAAGGTCTGGAAGTGA